The genomic region gtttattttctgttaaccATTGAGTTATGTGAGTAAGACATATATTAGTTAACTGTTATGAGGGCTAGTTTATCTGCATATTGAATTAGCCTGAAATTAGATGGAATAATGTCATGTAGCGCTTttgatatcgttttattttattttttggaggagtttgatatcgttttattttatttttgaacactagcgaaatttttgacaatcattgactttttgaaattttttgaccttgacatttatcaaatccgtacgacactgcaattttacagtattacaatataaaaattaaggtgtaaacttttcagtgatcgtaactgtacatgGTTTACTAATGAAAAATTGAcattcagcgacccccaaaacaccCGACCAACGGTTATTGACTAATTTTGAATGATTTTAACATAAAACTcctggcgacgagttccaccctgggcaccaggtaccttggaagACAATGGCCGACATAAAATTCGTGCTCAGCTGCCCCCAAAACcacagagtaatggttattgactgattttgaataattgtATCATAAAAATCCAGACGACGAGTTACACCATGGGCACTAGGTACCTCAGAGACCATAACCGTCATAGAATTCGTGCTCAACGACCACCAAAACCCCTGATTAATGGTTATTGACGGATTTTGAATGAATATATCATAAAACTCGAGACGACTAGTTCCACCATGGGCACCAGGTACCACGGAGACCATCGCcatcatgaaattcgtgctcagcgaccaccAAAACCACAAGTaaaggttattgactgattttgactataacataaaactccaggcgacgagttccaccatAGGCACCAGATACCTCCAAGatcatcgccgatatgaaatacGTGCTCAGCGACCTCCAAAACCCATTAATAatagttattgactgattttgaatgattataaacTAAAACTTCAGGCGAcaagttccaccctgggcaccaggtacctcggagacaaTCTCCATCATGAAGTTCGTGTTCAACGACCTCCAAAACCCCGAGTATAAATATTGAACCCATTTCCCTCAGTAGGTATTTCCTGagttaaaatttttcgttttccatcttttcgagatgcactttgaatgTATTTTTCTTATGAATATTTTCATCTGCCGGATATCAATTTAGTTCACAGACTTTCCTGGCACTCTTCTGAATCGAAttcaaaaagttgcatgacgattcatcttactgcacaaaattcctaggtgtAATGCTTCGTTTCCTGGCCTatgtacattttaaagtagaagactttaaaatgatattgctaatacactcctggccaaaacaATCGtgacaccttaaaaattggtcatttttgatgtcacgaatctcctaaacttgttgtccgatttaggtgatttttttaatatcttgtagccttattctctaagaatatcgaCGTACttatagtgttgctgaacaggtaaatgttattgtataccgggtgtaacaataatactgtggtttttcctgaaagttcgtaacgcCCTgtgtaattctgtatgaaaaaataatgaccgtttgatttataaacatacactctgggccaaaattaacgggccaccttaaaaatgggtcatttttgatgtcttatatctcctaaacctgttgtccgatttaagtgatttttttaatatgttatagcctaattccttgacaatatcgttataataatattgttgctaaataggtaaattttcattgtatactgggcagtggtgtcatggtgtgggaacgcgtgggaacgccgttcccacactggttaagaaaagaaaaaaaataatagagaatttaggttttgtaaacaaaaattagcaatgcgttccggcactgcgttcccgcactgctaattttgccatgacaccactgatactgggtgtaccaatcaaacagtgtttttttcttaaagtttgcatcatcctgtggaatattctagcatttataaaatattgaaattaaaacctaactatagccccaTGTTTTCTCagtattctgttttttgattcgttcgcttacgttggataataaaaaagttaggtaatttaacaactaaccatgtttttcattaatacaaACGATTTAACTCGCCAGCAAAGTTAACCCCGCCtcctttattattgttttgtttacaTTATCTGTGACAGTTTGTTTCCTAAATTTGTGTCATTGAAAGATTTTTGACATATAGTCGTTGTACGACATTGTTGCAAATCTGTTTCCGTGTTAACAACAATTCTTGAACAATCCCTGTAATTTCATATCATTGTGAGCGAATATTGTTTAAGTTAAAATTTTAGTGCTTATTTATTGTTTGTGATTTTAAAAATGCCACTCGCTCCAACAGATGCTGCTAGGGCAGTGGCTTTAGTTGATGCTGGTTACAGTCAACGTCATATCGCCCGTACGCTCGATTTATCCACAACTACGGTACAAAATTCCATCAGACGATTTCGGGAGACAAGATCGTACAACCGCAGGCCAGGTCAAGGCCGACAACGATGCACTTCAGTTCGAGATGACCGCTTCATTGCCACCACAGTATTGAGAAATCGCTTTTGCACCGCTCCTCTTTTTGAGGTGAGAAACGTTAGTGTGAGTAGACAAACGATTAGAAGAAGACTGTCAGAAATAAACTTGAGGGCTTTCCGTCCAGCTCGCGCACCACAACTGCTCCCACAACACCGTAGGGCTAGACTTCATTTTGCGCGAGAATATGCTAACTGGACTATGGCGGAATGGAAGAATATACTGGTCTCAGATGAGAGCAGAATAGTCATAAAAGGTCCAGATGGACGCCAACGTGTCTATAGGCGTCAAAATGAAAGGTTTGCTCCATGCGCTATAACCGAAACAGTGGCTTACCGAGGAGGGTCAATAATGATTTGGGGAGGTATTTCTTACGAAGCGCGTACTGATCTTGTGTTCCGTAGAGGCAGTGTGAATACCCAAGTATACGTGTAAGAAGTTCTCCAAGACCATGTCATGCCTTTTGCACCATTCGTTGGTGATAATTTCAGACTAATGCATGACAATGCACGTTGCCATACAGCAAGATCTACCCGTGAGTACCTTAATGAAGTCGGGATTCAAGTTCTACTATGGCCAGCACACAGTCCCGATCTTAACCCAATTAAGCAAATCTGGGACAACCTCAAAAGACGGGTAAGAGCGAGAGTACCAGCCCCTGCATCCCTTGAAGAGCTGAAGACAGCTGCGGTAGAGGAGTGGTAAAATATCCCCCAATCTGATATccaggatatcatgaatggattgccAAACCGGCTCCAAGAAGTCCTAAAGGCTAGAGGCGGCAACACTCATTATTGatacccaattttttttttttcgattagacttttatttccaaaatattgttaatttgaATTTTCTTTGAAGATTTTTTTCATTGGATTTTTGCTGTAACAAAcgacttttttcaaaaaaaatattatttctctTCTGCGGAGGTAGTTTTCACCGTAtctttcataaaatgtggtccaaggttaacaatttctgcaaattgaaagaaatacaaggtgggcggttaattttgtaggtgagtttatttattactttaaaaccggttgagacatgcacatgaaatttggtgggttttaagatgtagttattgcacattttttggcatacaattaagcatttaatattcaccattggcgcccatacgggtaatatgagccatcaTATTACCGTTAAgggcgccaatggtgaaaattaaattcttaattggatgtcaaaaaatatgcaataactacgtcataaaacccactaaattgcatttgcatacctcaaccggttttaaagtaataaataaatcgtcagtttttcaaaaaaatctcaacaccccctatctcggaaacgaagcatttgcggacataagtttataaagcaaactgtcattattttttcgtgcagaattgccccttaaaattttccaaaaatttttaaaaacacccttttattgataaaaaacatgtctagttgttaaagcacctaacttttttattatccaacataagcgaatcaatcaaaaagcaaaatgttgagaaagcatgaggccATAGATAGGTTtcaatttcagtattctacaagtgctagaatattccacagggtgatgcaaactttaagaaaaaaacacagtttgattcgtacacccggtatacaatgaaaatctacctgtttagcaacaatattattataatgatattgtcaaggaattaggctataacatattaaaaaaatcacttaaatctgacaacaggtttaggagaaataagacatcaaatatgacctatttttaaggtggcccgttaattttggcccagagtgtatgtctgcaaatgcttcgtttccgagatacaagCTGTTGCATTTTTTCTTACAcgctgacgatttatttattgctctaaaacaggTTATCATATGCAAATAAAACTTGGTggtttttaagaggtagttactgcgcattttttgacatacaattatgtattttatattcaccattggcgagCATATGGGTCATATTACCCGGCCATATTACCTGtatacacgccaatggtgaatataaaagttttagttgtatgtcaaaaaatgtgaaataactacctcttaaaaccttccaaatttcatttgcatatcttaacctgttttagagcaataaataaatcgtcagtttgtaagaaaaaattcaacatcccgtatctcggaaacgaagcatatgcggacataggtttatcaagcaaactgtcattattttttcatacagaattaccgcttaaagtttgtcgcacttatttagaaacaccctgtatttatgaagaacatggctaggtgtcaaagtacctaactttttcattatccaacataagtgaatgagtcaaaaagcagactGTTCAGAAAGGCTAatgctacaattgagttttaatttcaatattttttaaatgctaaaatattccacagagtgttacgaactttcaggaaaaacacagtattattgttacacccggtatacaatgacatttacctgttcagcaacactattactacatcgatattcttagagaataagactacaagatattaaaaaaaattagtaaaatcggacaacaggtttaggagattcgtgacatcaaaaatgacccgtttttatggtatcccgatttttttggccaggggtgtatttatgagttgcgatcctgggacgactttactgaaagatattTCATTCGATAGTTCCTctaaatcatagcatgtgatttgtctttaaaaacaCAACAACATGCAATGGTgatagtaaaattctcgtgttactgattccatagtaaatcacgaggaaaatcCAGGAAAAAActtcatgatactatcccgaccaTACTAAAGAAGGAAGgctatagaaagaaaataccacgattagtaagtcaatagcaTATCCAGGAtagtacataatttatattttagtattatttatacagtgaggacgtttgagttggaataaattcattttctcgagaatgggcgactttagagataaatcccgaaacaggtcgatttttatctttaaattatattttttggcatctatatcatactagtgacgtcatccatctgggcgtgatggcgtaatcgcagattttttttaaatgagaataggggtcgtgtgatagctcatagatgaattgcctagcgagctgataaagttggttaACGAGAAAAACCTgtacataatagtagaactgttcaacgctatctatactacaggaatcatccctagagaaatgttgacatcagcctttttgtgtttgccaaagaagatgaatgcaaaagaatgcagtgactaccgaaccataagcttaatgtcacataccttgaaaattctacaAGATAGCTCATTAGAAAGGTTATTGAATggtctattcactaatataaacattaatataattatttatacagcgtgcccaaaaaaaataattaatgcgttaattaaattaattgagataaaAGAAGAACgaatataatttattttacaccTGCCGCTacgcagtttgaacatttaatttaagcgaaaagcaatgtttctttttcaaagtaacatatttttctgttttctgacagcagtgtattttgcattaaataaattatgtacatttttctttttgccttatatatatatatataatcggttcataacgttctacgacgtcttccgattcccaatcgccattgctctcgatcgtagcacatgtcttcgttcaagcctctttctctgatttccctatggattccttctatccagcttttcctaggtcttcctcttttccgccgtccttttggtgcccatcgtagcacttgcttgggtaatctgtcgtcttccatacgttgtacgtggccaaaccatcttagttgctttgtttttatatcgtccattattgtatgctttacatccatcatctccaatattcttgtatttctgatttttttattcttgatataccagcagatcttctccagaagtccatttcagttgttctgagcatattttcggatttttctttaagtggccaaacttcactgctgTATGTAATAATGCTCTTAaaaatgctgttatagatgttatgtttattttctttggagataatTTGggcccataggattttgttcaataatgcgatagctttccttccttgtgtgcacctttcttggatattcttgtccaacgttccatcttgtgtaattttaagacccaagtatttatattcctgacagtgattaatagttatttcattttccaacgctagatcctgctgtatacctccaacgcacatatattccgttttcttggtattcacttctaaaccccagttccggtactcttctatgatttttcgggtcatatattcaatatcgtgataatcctgggccataagaatctgatcatccgcaaaacatagagtgtatagcatgttatcatcatttagcggtatacccatattcttacatttccttttccaggatttcaaaacttgctctaaatatattttaaatagtgtcggcgatagacagcagccctgtttaggacccttattcacttcaaacCCTGACGAGATTTCTttgcctagcttaacttttgctatattatgttattatagatttttcaaacgaagcaattaaaaccatttttaagacttttgtaatcatttttgaaaaaggaCGGTGTACTGTGGACTAGTATTACACAACTTACACATGCACCTCTATTAGTACAATAGTTTCAAATACTTCTGCATGATGCCAGGAAAGATTTATCCGCGTAAGTAAACACAAATGAGTTTTTAGTACTAAAATAAGAAATAGTCTACACTGGATTGTAATTATTTAATTAGGATTACTACCAGATTATTATTATGCAGAAGCGCAACATGTTTCATATTTTGCTGGTAGAAGGCATTCGGGTTTTTGCGTATTCTCAGGATCGTTACATTCATattttccgattatagcatttTTGATATCGTTCTTGATTTTACTAGATGTTTTTAGATCTTTCAATACTATTGGAATTAGGAGTTTCGTTATATCTTCATTGGTAAAAGTTTTCCTACACTCTCcaaaattctaaaaataaattaaaaattaattaaactctattttataaataactaacTAAATTGTAATCGGAGTCTATTTTACCACTaagcccgtgaggcacctgcctcagGCCGGCATTTTAATGAGGCCCAGAAAGAtcatcagaaaaaaaaattattgcaataacaaaataaatttttaaaattctttcattttacgaacatgAAATGATAACACAggcctacagaaaaaaaaattgttttggtgccgtgaatctttacgctgatttttactatattagggGCGATAAATCGAAATATGGATTTTGTTTTCTTGTATCGGCTCTAGTTTTATGGATATGGCAAATTCCGAAATTACGAGTTTTAATATTTGAGATAATGAATAATATgctattcaaattaatatacattgttaattaaacttaTTCCTCAGTATATGTTTGTTGTTCTCACTGTTTTATGCCTTATTTATGCAAGAAATAATATCTACTTTAATGTCattacattactattttataaggaaataaaacAGCTTGGAGAGTATTTTTAAACTTTCAAAATGATACATTTACCACTTGTAAACGCATTCAGCCTCCACCTAATAATGGCTCATAGCCCATGGACCATGCTTCGCCTACATAGGAAGGAAGCTGGCCCAGATAAGTATGGAAAAACTTAAAGCCGTAATCTTTGATGGACCACATATCAGACTTCTTACAAAGGATCCGGCTTTTGTGGGGTCAAAGAATAAGGTAGAGAAAAAAGCTCGGCTTTCATTTGTGGACATTAtgaaaatttttttgggaaatcACAAAAGTGAAAACAATGCTGAGCTGGTAAACCGTTTACTGAATAACTTACAATCACTTGGATGGAATATGAGCATCAAAGTCAACTATCTTCACAGCCAGCTGGACCGTTTCCCTGAAAACTTAGGTGACACAAGTGAGGAGCAAGGTGAGAGACTTCACCAAGAAAGAGACTGTTTAGACCTCACCAAGAAAGATTTGAAGAGACTGTTTAAAAGTTCATTCCAGGAAATCACGCAAGCGAAACTTTCGTTACGTCAAgtaaagtttttttctattttgttagtagtttttttctgaaaattaatTGTATATCTGTTTCATTGTAGAAAGGGTTTTATTGTAGTTAAATGGCttaattcgcagacgacatagttttgttctctgacaacctcaaggagatatgtgcaatgctacatgaacttcagttacTGTGTGCCAGTGCAGGTCTtcaaataaacatctccaaaacaaaattcatgacaaacctattacctagcggaaatatcaatattggagacaacgaagtagagctagaggaaaaatacatataccttggacacgaaataaagatcacaagtgATAACccaacatgcgaactacgaagaagaataaacctagcatgggcagcctatgaaaaactcaaagacatctttaaaagcgatatatgTATCAAtctctttaaaacgtaaaacatgtgaccaatgtgtgttgcctgtggtgacttatggtgccgaaactttgacattgtcAGCTACAACTtgtaaaatgctgcaaatagctcagaggaaaatggaaaggtcaatgctgagtatatcgctttgTGACCGAGTTGGAAATTAAGACTTAAGACTGAGAAcatgagttaccgatgtaatttcccgaatttgtcaccctgaaatggaactgggccgggtacgtcgcccgaatcagtgatgggaggtggacgaagagattacttgagtggaggccgagattagacaaaagtagtagaggaagacccccTACTctttggactgacgatctcaagaaattggatgctAAGTGCTGAAAATGGAGcgcaatggacaaaaatgaggaaggcctatgtccagcagtggacgcaaaggtctggatgatgatgatgaaatggcttataatatacgtattttttaattgtgtGGTTTCTATTTCACCTTAGTATATCCATATCAGCATATTCGTATTTTAATGCATAAAAGCTGGCATGACCtacgttatcttgaaaactagagctgatagcGCAAAACGAAAGCCATATTCGGAATCAGCACTccaaatatacctaaaatcaGCTCTAAACACTTTGGCACCAAAAAAACTGTAGGCCTGTGTAAATGATGACTCCACTGTTGATTTTCAATCGACTTCACCTGTAACAAGCACATCTCCGTCATCTCTTTTAGAAAACGACAATGTCAATAACTCTTTTCCTAGCGATATTGGGGATTGGCCGAAACATTTGTATCTGGAATTTCAACAACATTTTGTAAATAATAGACCGAATTGATATATTGATTAAATTAGTAAATATGTTACAcaactggataataataaaaccagagCAGACATTtgcgattttttataaaatgaaagctatgGGGAAAAATTTTTTCGCGCGTGGTTAGTGTACTGTCCTAAATGTAGCCGtgtagcctaataaaataaaaaaagtcaaaatgtaaattcgtacaggttaaaacaaattttatatcaaagtttaggtgagtacaaaagataatttcaagaaagtatccaaatcatacaaggtgatcattgtttaaataattaaaaaggggtcatttttgcaaaaatatgACGTTTTTAGCtactgaggtaattcacttattaatgaaggtctatgggatttttttctgcaaatttgaagggtaaatctttcacacaacacttactaaattaaatttgaccccctatttatttaaataattgtatataaatctttaaaaacaaatttgcaaaaaattatttttagcgttttaaataagcactataaaatatcttattttacagactaagttgcgctatgctaccagtattaagcaaagaaaattggtcgaaaattatttaatattttttgagatactgaatttgtttattaaatgttactatattttcaatttcaaaaaCGCGGTTGTAGCCAAAGAAATATtgacctgcttaagatctcattatttttattttttatgtatattttcgataaatgtattgattaaTTCAAatttcatagtcctgtcgccagagggggtacaacggcctcctttattcagatggacttacccaagttttttttatgtattttgacccgtagaacacgaattttttgggtaacagttgatccggatgtcgataagattgttataaacaaagaacttgaggaattacataacagcgatttctcgcaaaacaaaacattttttcgtattttttgggtcattctaagcaaaaaatgtttttacaagttttttcgtacggttcatagttttcgagataaccgctgttcaaatttcaaaaaatcgaaaaattgcaatttttgaacccgaataacttttgatttaaatataaaatagcaattctgcttaccgtatttgaaagttcaagttaaattttatcggttttgattattttcattgctaaaaatttatttttttcttgtcaaacaaagctataaacacatagtgtttcccgtacctaatacatgcgttttaatacaTCGTACGTAgatattgcctcgcttgcactagtacctactctacctacttattcgcttttaaatgagaaatcattgaaaacatcactcacgcactaggtgtttattactgtttatagctttgtttaagaataaaaaaattaatttttagcaatgcaaataatcaaaaccgatagaatttgacttgaattttcaaatgcagtaagcagaattgctattttatattttaatcaaaagttattctagttcaaaaattgcaatttttcgattttttggaagttcaaccgcgtttatctcgaaaactgtgcatcctacgaaaaaacttgccagaacattttttgcttagaatgacccaaaaaaatacaaaaaaaattttgttttgctagaaatcgctgttatgtaattcctcaagttctttgtctataacaatcttatcgacatccggatcaactgttacccaaaaaaatcgtattctacgggtc from Diabrotica virgifera virgifera chromosome 3, PGI_DIABVI_V3a harbors:
- the LOC114328975 gene encoding uncharacterized protein LOC114328975, which codes for MDAYFKSTNNKKAIEDIKKILDEYKKQIGDSGKNMYKCMNDLDIGDRFDVQNFGECRKTFTNEDITKLLIPIVLKDLKTSSKIKNDIKNAIIGKYECNDPENTQKPECLLPAKYETCCASA